A stretch of DNA from Dermacentor albipictus isolate Rhodes 1998 colony unplaced genomic scaffold, USDA_Dalb.pri_finalv2 scaffold_15, whole genome shotgun sequence:
gccgccgctttctaagacaaagaaaactattagaatgcTCATTTACTAAACATAGCTTTTCGCTATCCTCGCCAACCAtcctttcttttggggcgacttcactgggatccagccacagggatgcttttctagcagtttacaatttcatcagagacacaaaaagagtaccttgctgaatttctaaaattatccataatttatattatttcatttcttcacgtttacttattttattggaattcctaacaataatcaattaaacttctaatttacagtactatcgtcccacgctccactatacaaatctagattgtctctacttctaaccatacggaaaaccgcctgcttcttggccataccccatagtgggtacgcgccactctcgaggccacaagacaagacaagacaagaccaCCCCTAGTTGTGTGAACCACCGGGAAACACCCCCGAAGCAATTGCACGCGCGAGCGCGTGCAATTGCTTGGCTGGCCGGCTGCATCGGGCTCCTGTATTTTTCCTCAAAAACAAGGTATTTTTGATTCGGCTCTTCCAAATTTTAGCTGAGGTTACTTTTAAACCTGTAGGGACTACATTCGTTGCGATAACCGGGCGGGAAACGGTATATTTTCGTTAATTGGGGGCTTTCTTGTTCGGCCAGCCATCGGGCCCAAGATggccatggctcataccccttgAGCCTCAGCCTGGCCATGCCCAACACTCACAGACACCATAAGGTCTCGCCGTTTCCGCCTGAAACGGCCAGCGCGGGTGCGTCGCCGAAATCGGATTTTGCCGATGCCGGCGACGATATCCTCGCGGCCATCGCGTTGCAGGAGGAGACCATGGACCGCACCGCGCCGGCTGCGGCGGGCCACGAAGACGACCAGATGTCCTCGGTTTCCCAGGCGACCGCGGTGGCGTCTCCCGCGCTCTCGGGGGACCTCGGCGGACGGGCGCAGGCTCGCCTGTGCGAGATCGAGAAGGAGATCTACCTATACTGTTCGAACGGGGCGAACAAGGTGCCCGTCGCAGCCCGCAACTCCATCACGACCCGGCTCTATGAAATCGTCGCCCTCTGTTCCGACCTGCGGTCGGACGCGTCGGCGGAGCGGGGCGCGGCCGTCGCCCTGCGTGGCGAGTTGGTTGAGGCGCGCCGGGAGGTCGCGGTGCTGCAGCGACGGGCCATAGTCGTCGAGGGGCGCCTCGAGGGCTCTATCGTCCTGGCACCCGGTCCAGGGAGTGCGGGACGCGATCCCGGCGCGTCCGCGGCGGCTGCCGGCTCGGGCCCTGGTGTTCTGGCCACCGCGGCGCTGAGGGCGTCgcccgcggcggaggcgagcgcagcGGCGTCGGaccggccgcggcggcgggcGGCGGGGGCGCGCGGACGGCGCCCACGTTCGAGCACGTGGCCTTCCTAACGCCCACGGCACCGACGACGACACCAGCGCGGGATGCCTTGCGACTGCTGAAGAGGAACATCGACCCGGCCGCCAAGAACATCAAGGAGGTCACGCTGCGGCACACACGGTACGGCCTGACAGTTTTCTCGCACGCGCGCGAGTCAATCGATAATCTGAAGGCGGCGATTGCGGAAAATTCAGTCGCGCGCTCCTCGCTGTTAGTCCGCGTAGGCGAAAAGAGGAACCCGCACATGAAATTTAGCGGGGTGGACCTGGACGTCGCGCCCGACGAATTTATACGAGTCCTAAATGAGAGGAACCCGGGCCTCGACCTGGACGTCGACGCGTGCAAGGTGCGCGTGACGTACAGGGAGAGGTCGGGTACGTGCGCGTACGTCGCGGAGGTTGACCCGCCTGCGTTCTCGCGCATTATGAAGCGGCCCCGATTGTCGGTAGGATGGACGGTGGTGCGAGCGTTGGAGGACTTGCACGTGCCCACGTGCACGTTTTGCGCCTCCTACGGTCACGGTAGGACGACGTGCCCGCACTAGGCGGACGCGTCGAAAGCTGTCTGCATGAAATGTTGCGGCAATCACCTGGCCGTAACGTGTCGCGTGCAGATGGGGCAGCCGGAGGTCTGCTGCAATGAGCGCAGGAAGGCCGGCCGCGAGGCGTCCCATCCCGCGGGATTCCCTGAGTGCCCCATCCGCATGGAGCGGGTGGCACGCCTCAGGGCCCGCACCAATTACGGCCCCCCATGATAGAGCGGGGGAGGGGCGGCCGCGGGAGGGAGGGAGCCGGGGCCCTGGGGCAGCGGGTGGGGCCGGCGGCGCGATCAAGATATGTCAATTGACGCTAGACCACGTCCGCCGAGCGACGGCTTTGCTGACCGATCACATGGCGCGAGATGGTTGCGTGTTGGCGGCCGTTATGGATCCGTACACGCAGCGGGGTTAGCTCCCGAAGCTTCCGCCGCACTACCAGGCGTACGCGGCGGCCGAGGGCCCGCTGTGTGCGATCGTCACGCGCCAGCCACCTTTTGACGTGTTCCCGACACACGTGTCGAGACTGGTGGTCGCGGTGGAATGCTCGACGCGCGAGTTTGCGATTACGGTCCTGGCCGCGTACGCGCCGCCCCACAGGACGATGGACGACGTCTTTGAACACCTCGCTCACGCCATTGACAGAAGTCGCACGCCAGACATGCTGGTCATGGGTGACTTAAACGCACACAGCGTCCTGTGGGGCCCTCGCGAGGGAGACGACAGGGGCACCCGGCTGATTGAGTTCGCGGCGGCTGCGGCACTGGTGGTCCTTAACGACGCGTCCTCGCCC
This window harbors:
- the LOC139051827 gene encoding uncharacterized protein, whose translation is MPNTHRHHKVSPFPPETASAGASPKSDFADAGDDILAAIALQEETMDRTAPAAAGHEDDQMSSVSQATAVASPALSGDLGGRAQARLCEIEKEIYLYCSNGANKVPVAARNSITTRLYEIVALCSDLRSDASAERGAAVALRGELVEARREVAVLQRRAIVVEGRLEGSIVLAPGPGSAGRDPGASAAAAGSGPGVLATAALRASPAAEASAAASDRPRRRAAGARGRRPRSSTWPS